A section of the Flavobacteriales bacterium genome encodes:
- a CDS encoding arginase has product MSRLKILTSLSELGAGTRGASLGFDALKVAAFNAESKFFARHPWEHIPTANEHLFDDIDTPNGIRITAIADQYDRIEESVSNALSGGSFPLIIGGDHSVAGGTIAGIRKAYPNDRIGVVWIDAHADLHSPYTTPTGNVHGMPLATALGMNNEQCQSNDVKDATLEAWNRMKGPEPRVRPEDLFFIGVRDTEEPEDQLIAREGIKNYRVGEVHNRGGRPIAQEIMDKLSDCDRVYASFDVDSMDATISMGTGTPVHNGIWESEAEDLLTEFAKHEKVCCMEFVEINPCLDTKGNVMADTALQLLEKTALTLENRLNG; this is encoded by the coding sequence ATGAGTCGATTGAAGATACTTACTTCTCTTTCTGAATTAGGTGCCGGCACTCGTGGGGCTAGCTTGGGTTTCGATGCCCTCAAAGTAGCGGCCTTCAACGCCGAAAGCAAGTTCTTCGCACGCCATCCGTGGGAACATATTCCGACCGCGAACGAGCACCTCTTCGACGACATCGATACCCCTAACGGAATTCGCATCACCGCTATTGCCGATCAATACGATCGCATCGAAGAGTCTGTGTCTAACGCCCTCTCGGGCGGAAGCTTTCCGCTCATCATTGGTGGAGACCACAGCGTGGCGGGGGGCACTATTGCCGGAATTCGCAAGGCCTATCCCAACGATCGCATCGGCGTGGTTTGGATCGACGCCCATGCCGATCTGCACTCTCCCTATACCACACCTACCGGAAACGTGCACGGTATGCCTTTGGCCACTGCACTCGGCATGAACAACGAACAGTGCCAAAGCAACGACGTTAAAGACGCTACCCTCGAAGCGTGGAACCGCATGAAAGGCCCGGAACCTCGGGTACGCCCCGAAGATCTTTTCTTTATTGGCGTACGCGATACCGAAGAGCCCGAGGATCAACTCATTGCCCGGGAGGGAATCAAGAACTACCGCGTTGGCGAAGTACACAATCGCGGAGGTCGCCCCATAGCGCAAGAAATCATGGATAAATTGAGCGATTGCGATCGCGTGTACGCCAGCTTTGATGTCGATTCCATGGACGCGACCATTTCCATGGGTACGGGAACTCCGGTGCACAACGGTATTTGGGAAAGCGAAGCTGAAGACCTGCTCACTGAATTCGCAAAGCACGAAAAAGTCTGCTGCATGGAGTTCGTGGAGATCAACCCGTGTTTGGATACAAAGGGCAACGTAATGGCCGATACCGCCTTGCAACTGCTCGAAAAAACAGCATTAACCCTCGAAAATCGATTGAACGGATGA
- a CDS encoding arginine--tRNA ligase, with protein MNLEVKMGPAVAEAISSLYGTELPESQFNFQKTRKEFAGDITLVTFPLLRVSKKKPEETGEEIGAFLTEKHDWISGYNVVKGFLNLELSDELWLDFFAEQASDPSFGLVAPDDSAPAVMVEYSSPNTNKPLHLGHIRNCLLGYSVAELYKAAGKRVLKVQIINDRGIHICKSMLAWQKFGEGETPESAGIKGDHLVGKYYVRFDQEYRAEVAELVAGGMEEDEAKKKAPLLLEAQGMLRAWEQGDSEVTALWEQMNSWVYTGFDATYDRLGVDFDQNYYESETYKLGKSLVDEGLSKGVFYKREDGSVWCDLTEDGLDEKLLLRADGTAVYMTQDLGTAVQRFEDYDIDQLIYTVGNEQDYHFKVLFLILGKLGYDRAKELYHLSYGMVDLPHGKMKSREGTVVDADDLMSSMGNEAKAIAEELGKLEGLNDEDKEELYHNIGMGALKYFILKVDPQKRMMFDPQESIDFNGHTGPFIQYAHARIQSLLRRADEGLHRPVRVRELHASEKEVLKLLADYPQVVQQAATEMSPAHMANYTYELVKAYNGFYQQVSIFNAETEEQMAFRVQLSKFVGHVIKSSMKTLGITVPDQM; from the coding sequence ATGAACTTAGAGGTAAAAATGGGTCCGGCCGTAGCCGAGGCCATTTCATCACTTTACGGCACCGAGCTGCCAGAATCACAGTTCAACTTTCAGAAAACCCGCAAAGAATTCGCCGGGGACATCACTTTGGTGACTTTTCCACTTCTTCGCGTGTCAAAAAAGAAACCCGAAGAAACGGGAGAAGAGATCGGTGCGTTCTTGACCGAAAAGCACGACTGGATCAGTGGTTATAACGTGGTTAAAGGGTTTTTGAACCTCGAACTCAGCGATGAGTTGTGGCTCGATTTCTTTGCCGAACAAGCGTCTGACCCGAGTTTCGGATTGGTAGCACCAGACGATAGTGCTCCGGCCGTAATGGTCGAGTACAGTTCTCCGAACACCAACAAACCGCTGCACCTGGGGCATATCAGAAACTGCCTGCTCGGATATTCGGTCGCAGAACTGTATAAAGCCGCAGGTAAGCGCGTGCTCAAAGTGCAGATCATCAACGATCGCGGTATCCACATATGCAAGAGCATGCTGGCTTGGCAAAAATTCGGTGAAGGTGAAACACCTGAATCGGCGGGCATCAAAGGAGATCACCTCGTTGGAAAGTACTACGTGCGATTCGATCAGGAGTACAGAGCTGAAGTGGCTGAGTTGGTTGCGGGCGGAATGGAAGAGGACGAAGCCAAGAAAAAAGCTCCGCTATTGTTAGAAGCTCAGGGAATGTTGCGTGCGTGGGAGCAAGGAGATAGTGAGGTTACCGCTTTGTGGGAACAAATGAACTCGTGGGTGTATACGGGATTCGACGCCACATACGATAGATTGGGGGTAGACTTCGATCAGAACTACTACGAAAGCGAAACCTACAAGTTGGGTAAGTCGCTCGTTGATGAAGGGCTTTCAAAAGGCGTTTTCTATAAGCGTGAAGACGGATCCGTTTGGTGCGATTTGACAGAAGACGGTCTTGATGAAAAATTATTGTTGCGCGCCGATGGAACCGCGGTGTATATGACTCAGGATCTTGGAACGGCCGTACAGCGCTTCGAAGATTACGACATTGATCAGTTGATCTACACCGTAGGGAATGAGCAGGACTATCACTTCAAAGTGCTTTTCCTCATTCTGGGAAAACTCGGGTACGACCGGGCCAAAGAGCTTTATCATTTGAGCTATGGCATGGTCGATTTGCCGCACGGCAAAATGAAGAGCCGCGAAGGTACAGTGGTCGATGCCGACGACCTCATGAGCTCTATGGGTAATGAAGCTAAGGCGATCGCCGAGGAGTTGGGCAAGCTGGAGGGGTTAAATGACGAAGACAAAGAAGAGCTGTACCACAATATCGGTATGGGCGCTCTCAAATACTTTATACTTAAGGTAGACCCCCAAAAGCGCATGATGTTTGATCCGCAGGAATCGATCGACTTCAACGGGCACACGGGGCCTTTTATACAGTACGCGCATGCCCGAATACAGAGTTTACTTCGCCGGGCCGACGAAGGGCTACATCGACCCGTGAGGGTCCGTGAATTACACGCCTCCGAGAAGGAAGTGTTGAAGCTCTTGGCAGATTACCCCCAAGTGGTGCAACAAGCAGCGACGGAGATGAGCCCTGCGCACATGGCCAATTATACCTACGAGTTGGTAAAGGCGTATAACGGGTTTTATCAGCAGGTATCGATATTCAATGCCGAGACCGAAGAACAAATGGCCTTTAGGGTCCAATTGAGTAAGTTTGTGGGACACGTGATCAAATCGTCGATGAAGACGTTGGGTATTACGGTTCCCGATCAGATGTAA